The following coding sequences lie in one Listeria ivanovii subsp. londoniensis genomic window:
- a CDS encoding N-acetyldiaminopimelate deacetylase produces MDLNQFISIRRELHQIPETGYKEWKTQAYLLDYINKLPSEYLEVKKWRTGLLVRVKGSSPTKTIGYRTDIDALPITEETGLAFESKHAGNMHACGHDLHMSIALGVLTHFASNPAKDNLLFVFQPAEEGPGGAKPIMESAEFSEWLPDSIYGLHIAPEYKVGQIAIKPGLLFANTSELFISFKGKGGHAAYPHLANDMVVAASAFVGQMQTIISRNIDPMDSAVITIGRIHGGEIQNVIAETAFLDGTIRTLSPETMEIVWARLKQLAKGWEEAYQCEVTFHAGSDYYQVDNDPAQTAEFIDFLKESYPESYVPAKSAMTGEDFGYFLSEIKGFMFWLGVDSEYSLHHAKLNPKEEAIPFAIDVLIHFLESK; encoded by the coding sequence GTGGACTTAAATCAATTTATTTCGATTCGCCGTGAGTTGCATCAAATTCCAGAAACTGGTTACAAAGAATGGAAAACGCAAGCTTATTTACTTGATTATATAAATAAATTACCAAGTGAGTATTTGGAAGTGAAGAAATGGCGTACTGGTCTATTAGTTCGAGTGAAGGGATCGAGTCCAACGAAAACAATTGGTTACCGTACGGATATTGATGCTTTACCGATTACCGAAGAAACTGGGTTAGCTTTTGAGTCAAAGCATGCGGGCAATATGCATGCTTGTGGACATGATTTACATATGAGTATTGCGCTTGGCGTATTAACACATTTTGCAAGTAATCCAGCAAAAGATAATTTGTTATTTGTGTTCCAACCAGCAGAAGAAGGACCAGGAGGAGCTAAGCCCATTATGGAAAGCGCTGAGTTTTCTGAATGGCTTCCAGATTCAATTTATGGGTTGCACATTGCACCGGAATATAAAGTCGGTCAAATTGCCATTAAACCTGGGCTATTATTCGCGAATACATCTGAACTATTCATTTCTTTTAAAGGAAAAGGTGGTCACGCAGCATATCCGCATTTAGCTAATGATATGGTAGTTGCAGCAAGTGCTTTTGTAGGTCAAATGCAAACGATTATTAGCCGAAATATCGATCCAATGGATAGTGCTGTCATTACTATTGGTAGGATTCATGGGGGTGAAATTCAAAATGTTATCGCAGAAACAGCCTTTTTAGATGGAACAATCCGAACGCTTTCACCAGAAACAATGGAAATCGTTTGGGCTCGTTTAAAACAATTAGCGAAAGGCTGGGAAGAAGCTTATCAATGCGAAGTTACTTTTCATGCAGGTTCTGACTACTATCAAGTGGATAACGATCCAGCACAAACAGCGGAATTTATTGACTTTTTAAAAGAAAGCTATCCAGAGAGCTATGTACCAGCAAAATCAGCGATGACAGGAGAAGACTTCGGTTACTTTTTATCAGAAATTAAAGGCTTTATGTTTTGGTTAGGTGTTGATTCAGAGTATAGCCTGCATCATGCAAAATTAAATCCAAAAGAAGAGGCCATTCCATTTGCCATTGATGTATTAATCCATTTTTTAGAAAGTAAGTAA
- a CDS encoding S1 RNA-binding domain-containing protein, with protein MNNYIGKSQVMNVKEIQETGWLLEKDKVTVFLSKSNTHETELAAGEEVTVFIFVDYDREIAATTIIPKIQVGQYGWGTVTEVRKHLGVFVDIGIEKDVVVSLDDLPALPHLWPKKEDRLMIALRVDEENRIWGVLAEEEQFRAIAVRAEESLFNQNIEGTIYRLLKVGSFVITDDFHIGFIHESERTSEPRMGERVKARVIAVKPDGSLNLSLRGRAHEVLNDDAEMILTYLRSVGGEMPFGDKSDPDAIRAKFGISKAQFKRAIGTLLKARRITQENGVITKITEVASD; from the coding sequence GTGAATAACTATATTGGCAAAAGCCAAGTAATGAATGTAAAAGAAATTCAAGAAACAGGTTGGCTCCTTGAGAAAGACAAGGTAACTGTTTTTTTATCAAAATCAAATACACATGAAACAGAACTTGCTGCCGGTGAAGAAGTGACAGTATTTATTTTTGTGGATTATGACCGTGAAATTGCAGCTACAACCATTATTCCTAAAATTCAAGTTGGACAATACGGCTGGGGAACTGTTACCGAAGTGCGAAAACATTTAGGTGTTTTTGTTGATATTGGTATCGAAAAAGATGTCGTAGTATCGTTGGATGACCTACCAGCGCTTCCACATCTATGGCCAAAAAAAGAAGACCGCTTAATGATTGCGCTTCGTGTCGATGAAGAAAATCGGATTTGGGGAGTTCTTGCAGAAGAAGAACAGTTCCGTGCGATTGCTGTTCGAGCAGAAGAAAGTTTATTTAATCAAAATATCGAAGGAACGATTTACCGTTTGCTCAAAGTAGGTTCCTTTGTTATCACAGATGATTTTCATATTGGCTTTATTCATGAAAGTGAGCGAACTTCAGAACCAAGAATGGGCGAACGTGTAAAAGCACGTGTTATTGCAGTAAAGCCAGATGGTTCGCTAAACTTATCGCTTCGTGGTAGAGCACATGAAGTACTAAATGATGATGCTGAAATGATCTTAACATATTTGCGTAGCGTTGGCGGGGAAATGCCATTTGGTGACAAGTCCGACCCAGATGCTATTCGTGCCAAATTTGGTATTAGCAAAGCACAATTCAAACGAGCAATCGGCACACTTTTAAAAGCAAGACGCATTACGCAAGAAAATGGAGTTATTACTAAAATCACTGAAGTGGCATCCGACTAA
- a CDS encoding PTS glucose transporter subunit IIA has protein sequence MIKNIFQKTKVEGLYAHVDGQLISLEEVPDPVFNQKMMGEGIAIKPETGTIVAPADGKIIQLAETKHAFGIRTALGQEILVHIGLETVSLNGEGFNVLVKVGDKVKKGQPVVEADIDFIQKNAASTVIPMVITNSSEGKYNFEFKKETATKAGKTEVMITTLK, from the coding sequence ATGATAAAGAATATTTTTCAAAAAACAAAAGTAGAAGGTTTATATGCTCATGTTGATGGGCAATTAATTTCGTTAGAAGAAGTACCTGATCCAGTATTTAACCAAAAAATGATGGGTGAAGGTATCGCAATTAAGCCAGAAACAGGAACAATTGTAGCTCCAGCAGATGGGAAAATTATTCAACTGGCTGAAACAAAACATGCTTTTGGAATTCGTACAGCTTTGGGGCAAGAAATCCTTGTACATATCGGTTTAGAGACAGTTTCGCTAAACGGTGAGGGCTTCAATGTCTTAGTCAAAGTAGGCGACAAAGTAAAAAAAGGACAGCCTGTTGTGGAAGCAGATATTGATTTTATCCAAAAAAACGCGGCAAGCACAGTTATTCCAATGGTAATAACAAATAGTTCAGAAGGAAAATATAATTTTGAATTCAAAAAGGAGACTGCTACAAAAGCAGGAAAAACAGAAGTAATGATAACGACTTTGAAATAA
- a CDS encoding glycine betaine ABC transporter substrate-binding protein: MLKKIITMATLVMLVFTLAACGTTLAPYDAKKDLGEQINYTITGIDAGAGIMLATQNAIKDYHLDDDNWQLQTSSTAAMTSTLQKAMKDKRPIVVTGWTPHWMFTKFDLKFLDDPKNVYGNAENIHTIVRKGLKEDKPSAYKVLDNFFWTAEDMSEVMLEVNDGVDPEEAAKKWVKNNPDKVAKWTDGVKKVDGDEIKLTYVAWDSEIASTNVVAETLRQVGYETTIQAMEIQPMWASVATDAADGMVAAWLPNTSGIYYKDYKGKFEDLGANLKGAKIGLAVPKYMTNINSIEDLKTNK; the protein is encoded by the coding sequence TTGCTAAAAAAAATAATCACCATGGCTACGCTTGTCATGCTAGTTTTCACATTAGCTGCATGCGGGACAACACTTGCTCCTTATGACGCGAAAAAAGATTTAGGCGAACAAATCAATTATACAATTACTGGAATTGATGCAGGGGCAGGAATCATGCTTGCAACACAAAATGCCATTAAAGATTACCATTTGGATGATGATAATTGGCAATTACAAACGAGTTCCACTGCGGCCATGACAAGTACGCTTCAAAAAGCAATGAAAGATAAGCGACCAATTGTAGTGACTGGTTGGACACCACACTGGATGTTTACCAAATTTGATTTGAAGTTTTTAGATGATCCCAAAAATGTTTATGGTAATGCCGAAAATATTCATACCATTGTGCGTAAAGGCTTGAAAGAAGACAAACCTTCCGCGTATAAGGTATTAGATAATTTCTTCTGGACTGCAGAAGATATGTCAGAAGTAATGCTTGAAGTCAATGACGGTGTTGATCCTGAAGAAGCTGCCAAAAAATGGGTTAAAAATAATCCAGATAAAGTAGCCAAGTGGACTGATGGTGTGAAAAAAGTCGATGGCGATGAAATCAAACTTACTTATGTAGCTTGGGATTCTGAAATCGCTTCTACTAATGTCGTTGCCGAAACATTAAGACAAGTCGGTTACGAAACGACTATTCAAGCAATGGAAATTCAACCAATGTGGGCATCCGTTGCAACGGATGCTGCTGATGGAATGGTCGCTGCTTGGCTTCCAAATACCTCTGGAATCTACTATAAAGATTACAAAGGGAAATTTGAAGACTTGGGAGCTAATCTCAAAGGCGCAAAAATTGGCCTAGCAGTTCCCAAATATATGACTAATATCAACTCCATTGAAGATTTAAAAACGAATAAATAG
- a CDS encoding quaternary amine ABC transporter ATP-binding protein — protein sequence MSKIEVEELTKIFGKKASKASSLLSQGKSKTDILKETGATIGVNKASFSVEEGEIFVIMGLSGSGKSTLVRLLNRLIEPTSGKIWLDGKELSSLNKKELLEVRRKSMSMVFQNFGLFPNRTINRNVEYGLEIQGLNKEEREKKAAESLVLVGLAGYGDQYPSQLSGGMQQRVGLARALANNPDILLMDEAFSALDPLNRKDMQDQLLDLQDKMKKTIIFITHDLDEALRIGDHIMIMRDGSVVQTGSPEDILAHPANEYVEKFIEDVDRSKVYTASNVMIRPEIVNFEKDGPRVALKRMREAGTSSVFVVKRNRELVGIVHAAEVSKLVKENITSLESALHRDVPTTGLDTPLAEIMDTISTTTIPIAVTEDGKLKGIIIRGSVLAALSGNEVNVNA from the coding sequence TTGAGTAAGATTGAAGTAGAAGAGCTAACGAAAATTTTTGGAAAAAAAGCTTCCAAAGCATCTTCTTTACTTTCTCAGGGAAAATCAAAAACAGATATTTTAAAGGAAACAGGGGCGACCATTGGTGTCAATAAAGCCAGTTTTAGCGTAGAAGAAGGAGAAATTTTCGTTATTATGGGGCTTTCTGGTAGTGGGAAGTCTACGTTAGTGCGATTATTGAACCGTTTAATTGAGCCAACGAGCGGGAAAATTTGGCTAGACGGCAAAGAATTATCAAGTTTAAATAAAAAGGAACTTCTGGAAGTGCGAAGAAAAAGTATGAGTATGGTTTTCCAGAATTTCGGACTATTTCCGAATAGAACCATTAATCGCAATGTCGAATATGGTTTAGAAATTCAAGGACTAAATAAAGAAGAACGCGAGAAAAAAGCGGCAGAATCACTTGTTTTAGTAGGTCTGGCAGGTTACGGGGACCAATATCCTTCGCAACTTTCTGGTGGGATGCAGCAACGTGTTGGACTTGCTCGAGCACTCGCTAATAATCCGGACATTTTACTGATGGATGAGGCTTTTTCAGCACTTGACCCACTTAACCGGAAAGATATGCAAGATCAACTGCTAGACTTACAAGATAAAATGAAAAAAACAATTATCTTTATTACCCATGATTTAGATGAAGCCCTTCGTATTGGTGATCATATTATGATTATGCGCGATGGTTCTGTCGTTCAAACTGGTTCTCCGGAAGATATTTTAGCCCACCCGGCAAATGAATATGTGGAAAAATTCATTGAAGATGTAGATCGTTCGAAAGTTTATACTGCAAGCAATGTCATGATCCGTCCAGAAATCGTTAATTTTGAAAAAGATGGTCCACGTGTTGCGCTTAAACGGATGCGTGAAGCTGGGACTTCGAGTGTATTTGTTGTAAAACGCAATCGCGAATTAGTCGGAATTGTCCATGCTGCAGAAGTATCTAAACTGGTTAAAGAAAACATTACTTCACTCGAGTCGGCTTTACACCGAGATGTTCCAACTACCGGACTAGATACGCCACTTGCAGAAATTATGGACACCATCTCTACAACAACAATTCCGATTGCTGTAACAGAAGATGGGAAATTAAAAGGAATTATTATACGTGGATCAGTTCTGGCCGCGCTTTCTGGAAATGAGGTGAACGTTAATGCCTAA
- the liaF gene encoding cell wall-active antibiotics response protein LiaF, producing the protein MKKMESSVVFVFLIAIIVGVGLEMLFQWELLILFALGIFFIFTSRKASATKKSARNSLFIGIVFIIIAVLLTTTFKIGLVVAGIYAIIHYVSRKRAPQLLMLKVREPDSKMDRTDKFIRNQWFGNQRILDLVYEWDDINIQTGIGDTILDLGNTVLPTGESVIMIRSVSGKIRLLVPFDIGICIEHSAIFGNIQYDKESTSIQNNSIKVYSDNYESSARKVKIMTSVIFGDLEVIRL; encoded by the coding sequence TTGAAAAAAATGGAAAGCTCGGTTGTTTTTGTATTCTTAATTGCGATTATTGTTGGTGTGGGGCTTGAAATGTTATTCCAGTGGGAGTTGCTTATTCTGTTTGCACTTGGAATATTTTTCATCTTTACATCTAGAAAAGCTAGCGCAACAAAAAAAAGCGCTAGAAACTCATTATTTATTGGGATTGTATTTATCATTATTGCTGTCCTTTTAACAACCACCTTTAAAATTGGGCTAGTAGTTGCGGGGATTTATGCAATTATCCATTATGTAAGTCGAAAGCGGGCCCCCCAATTATTGATGTTAAAAGTTAGAGAACCGGACAGTAAGATGGACCGAACGGACAAATTTATTCGTAATCAGTGGTTTGGTAACCAACGAATCCTTGATTTAGTCTATGAATGGGACGATATTAACATTCAGACGGGGATTGGAGATACGATTCTTGATTTAGGTAATACCGTTCTACCGACTGGTGAAAGTGTCATTATGATTCGTAGTGTCTCAGGGAAAATTCGGTTACTTGTGCCATTCGATATAGGTATTTGTATTGAGCACTCAGCCATTTTCGGAAATATTCAATATGATAAAGAAAGTACCTCTATTCAAAATAATAGTATTAAAGTATACTCGGATAATTATGAAAGTTCCGCTCGTAAAGTAAAAATAATGACTTCTGTAATCTTTGGAGATTTAGAGGTGATTCGCCTATGA
- the dapD gene encoding 2,3,4,5-tetrahydropyridine-2,6-dicarboxylate N-acetyltransferase, with product MKQMDAHQIISFIQNSKKATPVKVYLKGDLEKITFPADVKTFITGNAGTIFGEWAVVEPLLEANKANIEDYVIENDRRNSAIPLLDMKNINARIEPGAVIRDQVTIGDNAVIMMGASINIGSVIGDGTMIDMNVVLGGRATVGRNCHIGAGSVLAGVVEPPSAQPVIVEDNVVIGANVVVLEGVRIGEGAVVAAGAIVTKDVAPGTVVAGIPARELKKLDAKTASKTEIMQELRQL from the coding sequence ATGAAACAAATGGATGCACATCAAATTATTTCTTTTATTCAAAATAGCAAGAAAGCAACACCGGTCAAAGTATACCTTAAAGGGGACTTAGAAAAAATTACTTTTCCAGCGGATGTAAAAACATTTATTACTGGAAATGCGGGAACGATTTTTGGAGAATGGGCGGTTGTTGAACCACTACTTGAAGCAAATAAAGCGAATATTGAAGATTACGTGATTGAAAATGATCGTCGTAATTCTGCTATTCCACTATTAGATATGAAAAATATCAATGCTCGAATTGAACCAGGTGCCGTCATTCGCGATCAAGTAACGATTGGCGACAACGCAGTTATTATGATGGGAGCAAGCATTAATATCGGTTCTGTTATTGGCGATGGTACAATGATTGATATGAATGTAGTCCTTGGAGGTCGGGCAACGGTTGGAAGAAATTGCCATATTGGTGCTGGATCAGTACTTGCTGGTGTAGTAGAGCCACCATCCGCACAACCTGTCATTGTAGAAGATAATGTTGTTATTGGCGCGAATGTGGTTGTTTTAGAAGGCGTGCGTATCGGAGAAGGTGCTGTTGTTGCTGCTGGAGCGATTGTTACAAAAGATGTAGCTCCTGGTACCGTCGTTGCTGGAATCCCGGCTCGCGAACTAAAAAAACTAGATGCAAAAACAGCGTCTAAAACAGAAATCATGCAAGAACTTCGTCAACTTTAA
- a CDS encoding YkuJ family protein, whose translation MSQLLGIIQRLHAMQEDESAETQARRFEKNGTPVCEVKFFQASNSFEVEIYGDNSKYQFDDIDMTAIEIFETLQENE comes from the coding sequence ATGTCTCAGTTATTGGGAATTATTCAACGTTTACATGCAATGCAAGAAGATGAGTCTGCTGAAACACAAGCAAGACGCTTTGAAAAGAACGGTACACCTGTGTGCGAAGTGAAGTTTTTTCAAGCTTCTAACTCATTTGAAGTAGAAATTTATGGCGACAATAGCAAATATCAGTTTGATGATATTGATATGACAGCTATCGAAATTTTTGAAACGTTACAAGAAAACGAATAA
- the cbpB gene encoding cyclic-di-AMP-binding protein CbpB gives MISNRFGQFIDNELADSMISAEKVAHVQLGNNLEHALLVLTKCGYSVIPVLDFEFKLHGLISAAMITDAILGLERIEFERLEELKVEDVMQTDFPVIKDFLNNERIVHLLVDHPFVCVIDNEFHFEGIVTRRVVLKQVNRYIHLQVEENR, from the coding sequence ATGATCTCTAACAGATTTGGACAGTTTATTGATAACGAATTAGCTGATTCGATGATTTCTGCTGAAAAAGTAGCCCACGTACAGCTTGGTAATAATTTAGAACATGCATTGCTTGTTTTAACGAAATGTGGTTATTCGGTTATTCCAGTATTAGACTTTGAGTTTAAACTTCACGGATTAATAAGTGCCGCAATGATAACAGATGCAATACTAGGGCTCGAGCGCATTGAATTTGAGCGTTTGGAAGAGCTAAAAGTAGAAGATGTTATGCAAACTGATTTTCCTGTGATTAAAGATTTCCTAAATAACGAAAGAATTGTTCACTTACTTGTTGATCATCCTTTTGTTTGTGTTATTGATAATGAGTTCCATTTTGAAGGGATTGTAACAAGACGAGTTGTCTTAAAGCAAGTCAATCGTTATATTCATTTACAGGTGGAGGAAAATAGATGA
- a CDS encoding LysR family transcriptional regulator, with protein sequence MIVTEYELLVCLAEELNMRKSAEKLFLSQPALSQRLQTIESRWNTKIFIRTQKGLLLTPEGEAIVRHAASVIEREHTIQEKLEAMEGVVRGTLRIACASVVAQMWLPRVLKTFTSTYPNVQISLVTGWSSEVTQQLAAGNVHIGIVRGNSTWKSVQKPLFNDKLILVDTEITKIEEVFQTNRPFVQFRSDSNYYQVIQDYWQRNFGKMPRQAMLMDQMETSRQMALNGIGFAILPEVTMSGYSDKINKIPLIEKDGSILSRETNLLTYEQSLGLPQVKAFLEIIDKFLEQVK encoded by the coding sequence ATGATTGTAACGGAATATGAATTACTTGTTTGCTTAGCGGAAGAACTCAATATGCGTAAAAGTGCAGAAAAACTTTTTTTAAGTCAACCAGCTTTATCGCAGCGTTTGCAGACAATTGAAAGCAGATGGAATACAAAGATTTTCATTCGCACGCAAAAGGGGCTACTACTGACACCAGAGGGAGAAGCGATAGTCCGTCATGCTGCAAGTGTTATTGAGAGAGAACATACAATTCAAGAAAAACTAGAAGCAATGGAAGGGGTCGTGCGTGGAACCTTGCGAATTGCTTGTGCTAGTGTTGTGGCTCAAATGTGGCTTCCTCGTGTATTAAAAACATTCACTAGCACATATCCAAATGTCCAAATTTCACTTGTAACAGGTTGGAGCAGCGAAGTAACACAGCAACTTGCGGCTGGAAATGTGCATATTGGCATCGTTCGTGGAAATTCTACTTGGAAAAGTGTCCAAAAGCCACTTTTTAATGATAAATTAATTTTGGTAGATACAGAAATTACGAAAATTGAAGAGGTTTTCCAGACAAACAGACCTTTTGTACAGTTTCGAAGTGACTCTAACTACTATCAGGTGATTCAAGATTACTGGCAACGAAATTTCGGGAAAATGCCACGCCAGGCAATGTTAATGGATCAAATGGAAACATCCCGTCAAATGGCTCTTAATGGGATTGGCTTTGCTATTTTACCAGAAGTAACAATGTCAGGTTATTCCGATAAAATCAATAAAATACCACTTATAGAAAAAGACGGATCGATTCTTAGCCGAGAAACTAATTTGCTGACATATGAACAATCGCTTGGCTTGCCACAAGTAAAAGCATTTTTAGAAATAATAGATAAATTTCTTGAACAAGTGAAATAG
- a CDS encoding copper homeostasis protein CutC — protein MLEVIVQNPRDAYLAEKYGANRMEVVSAISEGGLTPSYGTIKEIVRTSKLPAMMMIRPHSFSFVYDEAARIVMERDIELAKELGVRGIVYGGITVEGTIDQKLLEKVISRKGDLELTFHRALEATKDIDASYQVLREYGKDINQLLTSGGTDSALDSLPRLKKWIQDSKENPDSFQILVGSGVKPDNIATFQATLNHTDYHVGSAARDANDFSKDILEESIHTLQQEINQA, from the coding sequence ATGTTAGAAGTAATAGTTCAAAACCCACGTGATGCTTATTTAGCCGAGAAGTATGGTGCAAATCGGATGGAAGTTGTTTCAGCGATTAGTGAAGGCGGTTTAACTCCTAGCTACGGAACGATAAAGGAAATTGTTCGCACATCAAAATTGCCTGCGATGATGATGATCCGCCCACATAGTTTTTCTTTCGTCTATGATGAAGCGGCTAGGATTGTAATGGAACGAGATATTGAACTTGCAAAAGAACTAGGCGTGCGGGGGATTGTTTACGGGGGAATCACAGTAGAAGGGACCATTGACCAAAAACTTCTAGAAAAAGTAATTAGCAGAAAAGGCGATTTAGAGCTTACTTTTCACCGTGCACTCGAAGCAACAAAAGATATCGATGCAAGTTACCAAGTGTTACGTGAATATGGGAAAGACATCAACCAATTATTAACATCAGGCGGAACAGATAGCGCACTTGATTCATTACCTCGACTGAAAAAATGGATTCAAGATAGTAAAGAAAATCCAGATTCATTCCAAATCTTGGTTGGAAGTGGCGTAAAGCCTGATAATATAGCGACATTCCAAGCGACACTAAATCATACAGATTACCATGTTGGGAGTGCAGCAAGAGATGCGAACGATTTCTCTAAAGATATATTAGAAGAAAGTATTCATACATTACAGCAAGAAATAAACCAAGCCTGA
- a CDS encoding mechanosensitive ion channel family protein, whose amino-acid sequence MNLLKQWFHSIDWDKFWNHIISVGIKIAILIVLYFVFRVVGNKIIRSFFRKYRQQQAVSAGRADTLESLITNFYGYVLFFTFAILLLQNFMDVTAIIASAGVASLAIAFGAQGLVSDVVTGFFILLERQLDVGDTITIGLVNGTVEALGLRTTQVRDFDGTLHFIPNRQIMVVSNHSRGNMRVMVDIQISPTEDPEKAMAIINQVCTKAAKENKNIVEPPIVLGVQNIDATNMVIRVVGKAVNGEQYSVQRDLLKDIREALTENKIELPLSFVSTFGPNNN is encoded by the coding sequence ATGAATTTACTAAAGCAGTGGTTCCATTCAATTGATTGGGACAAATTCTGGAATCATATTATTTCGGTTGGAATAAAAATTGCTATCTTAATCGTTCTTTATTTTGTCTTTCGAGTGGTGGGAAATAAAATAATTCGTAGTTTCTTTCGTAAGTACCGTCAACAACAAGCCGTATCAGCTGGCCGTGCTGATACTTTAGAAAGTTTAATTACTAATTTTTATGGCTATGTATTATTTTTCACTTTTGCGATTTTATTATTACAGAACTTCATGGATGTCACGGCCATTATCGCCAGTGCTGGGGTTGCGAGTTTAGCGATTGCTTTCGGAGCACAAGGGCTTGTGAGCGATGTTGTGACTGGATTTTTTATTTTGCTCGAACGCCAACTTGATGTTGGAGATACGATTACAATTGGCTTAGTCAATGGAACAGTAGAAGCACTCGGACTTAGAACAACGCAGGTACGCGATTTTGACGGAACACTTCATTTTATTCCTAACAGGCAAATAATGGTTGTTAGTAATCATTCACGCGGTAACATGCGCGTAATGGTGGACATTCAAATTAGTCCAACCGAAGATCCAGAAAAAGCGATGGCAATCATCAATCAAGTTTGTACAAAAGCGGCTAAAGAAAACAAAAATATTGTCGAACCTCCTATTGTACTTGGTGTACAAAACATCGATGCAACTAATATGGTTATTCGAGTAGTTGGTAAAGCGGTAAACGGCGAACAATATTCCGTTCAGCGTGACTTACTAAAAGATATCCGTGAAGCATTGACAGAGAACAAAATCGAACTACCTTTAAGCTTTGTAAGCACCTTTGGACCGAACAACAATTAA
- a CDS encoding ABC transporter permease produces the protein MPNIPTIPLADWIDKLVDGLTQFEAFFNVITNIIGGIVDAFQWVFDLVPPWLFIILLVAGTFWVNRKGKKWGLITFEVVGLLLIWNLDFWRDMTQTLTLVLTSSLIALVIGVPLGIWMAKSNVVESIFKPVLDFMQTMPAFVYLIPAVAFFGIGMVPGVVASVIFAMPPTVRMTNLGIRQVSTELVEAADSFGSTPWQKLWKVQLPMAKSTMMAGINQSIMLALSMVVIASMIGAMGLGTRVYFAVGRNDAGGGFVAGIAIVIVAIILDRLTQAFNKKAKSE, from the coding sequence ATGCCTAATATTCCAACAATTCCATTAGCTGATTGGATTGATAAATTGGTTGATGGCTTGACGCAGTTTGAAGCATTTTTTAATGTGATTACAAATATTATTGGTGGCATTGTTGATGCATTCCAATGGGTATTTGATTTAGTTCCACCATGGTTATTCATTATTCTCTTAGTTGCAGGAACTTTCTGGGTTAACCGTAAAGGCAAAAAATGGGGATTAATTACCTTTGAGGTTGTCGGGTTGTTACTTATTTGGAACTTAGACTTCTGGCGAGATATGACGCAAACATTAACACTTGTATTAACAAGTAGTTTAATTGCGCTTGTTATCGGTGTGCCGCTTGGAATTTGGATGGCAAAAAGTAATGTTGTTGAAAGCATCTTTAAACCAGTACTCGATTTCATGCAAACAATGCCAGCCTTTGTATACTTAATTCCTGCTGTAGCATTTTTTGGAATCGGAATGGTCCCAGGGGTTGTAGCCTCAGTAATTTTCGCTATGCCACCAACTGTTCGGATGACAAACCTTGGTATTCGCCAAGTGTCCACTGAGCTTGTTGAGGCTGCAGATTCTTTTGGTTCCACTCCTTGGCAAAAACTATGGAAAGTGCAATTACCAATGGCAAAATCAACAATGATGGCTGGGATTAACCAAAGTATCATGTTGGCTCTTTCGATGGTCGTTATTGCTTCGATGATTGGAGCAATGGGGCTAGGAACACGCGTATACTTCGCAGTAGGACGTAATGATGCAGGTGGCGGATTTGTAGCTGGGATTGCGATTGTTATCGTCGCAATCATTCTTGACCGCCTAACACAAGCCTTTAATAAAAAAGCGAAATCTGAGTAA